A genomic stretch from Edaphobacter aggregans includes:
- a CDS encoding 3-hydroxyacyl-CoA dehydrogenase/enoyl-CoA hydratase family protein has protein sequence MTIQYASSRSGIFPIGACLMPPSTTAATKQIRKVAVLGAGTMGSRIAAHIANAGLPVVLLDIVPPGTATDASKAERSKFVLSALDGLKKSKPAAFYIPESARLITIGNFDDDLALIADCDWVIEVVAENLEIKHALLQRAEQHLRAGSILTTNTSGLPIANIAAGLKPETRARFFGTHFFNPPRYMRLLEIIPTHETDSEAMATLAHFCDQRLGKTIVRSHDTPNFIANRIGTFSMGNAIRLMQEQGLTIEEVDALTGSALGWPKTGTFRLGDMVGIDVLAHVANNFSAQAAAIKDERAEIVLAPFIGKMIEQKWLGDKVGQGFYKKAGKDAEGRDLRHVLDWQTLDYKPVTRPKFPAIDMAKNVESTGARVAQLLHADVRTDKAARFYWPLLTELFTYAANRVSNTGDEPADNIVEIDKAMKTGFNWELGPFEMFDAAGVRATVEKMRAEGAPIAANIEKLLAYPHALSEPGPTWYKDDPTTPSGRQYFDVTSGTYKPVPVAEGVTSLGVIKKAKGMVKKNPGASVVDLGDGVAAIELHSKMNALGDDIVSLITQTLKPSSQQVADFEAFVITGDSTNFSVGANLMQLLLGIQEEEWDEVELAVKAFQNMTQAIKFCPRPVVVAPYGMCLGGGVEISLHAAARQPHAELYMGLVEAGVGLIPGGGGCKEMLLRSVDAGSSIRPDARGEGVEIFEALKKTFETIAKATVSTSAAEARALGFLRPSDNITVNRDRLLTDAKLRARALADAGYTAPVVRTDIPAPGESVLATLKLAVWTMREGQYISDHDAKVANWVAYALAGGKVMPGTLVSEQYLLELEREAFLSLCGEKKTQERIAFTLKTGKPLRN, from the coding sequence ATGACCATTCAGTATGCTTCATCGCGTTCGGGAATATTTCCCATCGGAGCCTGCCTGATGCCGCCCAGCACCACCGCTGCAACGAAACAGATTCGCAAAGTCGCTGTCCTTGGCGCTGGAACCATGGGGTCGCGTATCGCTGCGCACATCGCGAATGCCGGCTTGCCTGTGGTGCTGCTCGACATCGTTCCCCCAGGAACCGCGACGGACGCTTCGAAGGCTGAGCGCAGCAAATTTGTTCTCAGCGCGCTGGATGGATTGAAGAAGTCCAAACCTGCGGCCTTTTACATTCCTGAGAGCGCACGCTTGATCACGATAGGGAACTTCGATGATGATCTTGCGCTGATTGCCGACTGTGATTGGGTCATCGAGGTGGTCGCGGAGAATCTTGAGATTAAGCACGCGCTGCTGCAAAGGGCGGAGCAGCATCTTCGTGCTGGCTCAATTCTGACGACCAATACGAGCGGCCTGCCCATCGCCAACATTGCAGCCGGTCTCAAGCCCGAGACGCGGGCACGGTTTTTCGGGACGCATTTTTTCAACCCACCTCGTTACATGAGATTGCTCGAGATCATTCCTACGCACGAGACGGACTCTGAGGCTATGGCCACGCTTGCGCACTTCTGCGATCAGCGGCTTGGGAAGACGATCGTTCGCTCGCACGATACGCCGAACTTCATCGCCAACCGCATCGGGACGTTCAGTATGGGGAATGCGATTCGGCTGATGCAGGAGCAAGGGCTGACCATCGAAGAGGTAGACGCGTTGACAGGATCAGCGCTGGGGTGGCCGAAGACTGGGACCTTCCGACTGGGCGACATGGTTGGGATCGACGTGCTGGCGCATGTCGCGAATAACTTTTCTGCGCAGGCTGCCGCGATCAAGGATGAACGAGCGGAGATCGTGCTGGCTCCATTTATCGGCAAGATGATCGAGCAGAAATGGCTCGGAGATAAAGTGGGGCAGGGGTTTTACAAGAAGGCGGGCAAGGACGCGGAGGGACGTGATCTGCGGCACGTTCTCGATTGGCAGACGCTCGACTACAAGCCAGTAACGCGTCCGAAGTTTCCCGCGATCGATATGGCGAAGAATGTAGAGTCAACTGGCGCACGGGTAGCGCAGCTGCTTCATGCCGATGTTCGTACGGATAAGGCTGCGCGATTTTACTGGCCGCTGCTGACGGAGTTGTTTACGTATGCGGCCAATCGCGTCTCGAACACTGGCGATGAGCCGGCGGACAACATCGTCGAGATCGACAAGGCCATGAAGACGGGCTTCAACTGGGAGCTTGGCCCGTTCGAGATGTTCGACGCTGCGGGTGTGCGTGCAACGGTGGAGAAGATGCGGGCCGAGGGTGCGCCGATTGCGGCTAATATTGAGAAACTCCTCGCGTATCCGCATGCACTCAGCGAGCCTGGCCCCACATGGTATAAGGACGACCCTACAACACCTAGTGGCCGCCAATACTTTGATGTAACTTCCGGTACGTACAAACCTGTCCCTGTCGCTGAGGGAGTTACTTCGCTCGGCGTGATCAAGAAGGCGAAGGGCATGGTGAAGAAGAACCCCGGCGCATCTGTCGTCGATTTAGGCGATGGCGTGGCGGCGATTGAGCTGCACTCGAAGATGAATGCGTTGGGCGACGATATTGTCTCGTTGATTACGCAGACACTGAAGCCTTCGAGCCAACAGGTTGCGGACTTCGAGGCTTTCGTTATTACAGGTGATTCGACGAATTTTTCCGTTGGCGCGAATCTGATGCAGTTGCTCCTCGGGATTCAGGAAGAGGAGTGGGACGAGGTGGAGTTGGCCGTGAAGGCGTTCCAGAATATGACGCAGGCGATCAAATTCTGTCCTCGGCCAGTGGTAGTTGCGCCTTACGGAATGTGCCTGGGCGGAGGCGTTGAGATCTCGCTTCATGCTGCGGCGCGTCAACCTCATGCGGAGCTGTATATGGGCCTGGTTGAGGCTGGTGTCGGGCTGATCCCTGGCGGCGGTGGCTGCAAGGAGATGCTGCTGCGCTCGGTTGATGCGGGGTCGAGTATTCGACCGGATGCGCGTGGCGAGGGTGTGGAGATTTTTGAAGCGCTGAAGAAGACCTTCGAGACAATTGCCAAGGCAACAGTTTCGACTTCAGCTGCGGAAGCGCGTGCGCTGGGGTTCCTCAGGCCTTCGGACAACATTACGGTGAACCGCGACCGGTTGCTAACCGATGCCAAGCTGCGGGCGCGCGCTCTCGCGGACGCAGGTTACACTGCGCCAGTTGTGCGAACTGATATTCCGGCGCCGGGCGAGTCTGTACTGGCTACGTTGAAGCTAGCCGTCTGGACGATGCGCGAAGGGCAGTACATCTCCGACCACGACGCCAAGGTGGCGAACTGGGTTGCGTATGCGCTTGCGGGCGGCAAGGTTATGCCGGGCACGCTGGTGAGCGAACAGTATCTGCTTGAACTTGAGCGTGAGGCATTCCTCTCTCTGTGCGGCGAGAAGAAGACGCAGGAGCGCATCGCCTTTACGTTGAAGACCGGTAAACCGCTTAGGAATTAG
- a CDS encoding glycoside hydrolase family 105 protein, protein MFAVDVSTTFGAEAECRYRRSNLASALVLGAFLGTACFSSMAQTAPAAQPTGKVVPVDGYAAGDQPDNPGPLATDLSPEIKSKAIVAAMKKVADWQVAYAEPKFNKQWTFAALYDGLLAASKTTGDPKYRDAVLHLAERSDWTLIDNRFPHADDQALGKAYMELYLDDPKSDRKPIRMANTKEIMDRLVVRPDDPNKLLWWWCDALYMAPPVLSRVYLATGDKKYLDYMDRQWWLTSDLLFDKEEHLYFRDSRYLTQKQANGQKLFWSRGNGWVLGGLVKVLQIMPKDYPSRPKYVEQYKQMAARVAAIQGKDGLWRSGLLDPDAYELPEISGSAFFTYAIAYGINENILDRKTYLPVVEKSWKGMLSHIYADGRLGSIQPIDGQPGKFKPSSSYVFGVGGFLLAGSEMNRLAGKH, encoded by the coding sequence TTTTTCTTCGATGGCGCAAACTGCTCCTGCTGCTCAGCCGACGGGGAAGGTTGTTCCGGTGGACGGCTATGCCGCCGGAGACCAGCCTGACAATCCCGGACCTCTGGCGACTGATCTCTCTCCTGAGATCAAGTCCAAAGCCATCGTCGCGGCGATGAAGAAAGTTGCGGACTGGCAGGTGGCGTATGCCGAGCCGAAGTTCAATAAACAGTGGACGTTTGCCGCACTGTATGACGGCTTGCTTGCTGCCTCGAAGACTACAGGCGATCCGAAGTATCGCGATGCCGTACTACATCTGGCGGAGCGGTCGGACTGGACATTGATTGATAATCGCTTTCCTCATGCGGATGATCAGGCGCTCGGCAAGGCCTACATGGAACTGTATCTCGACGATCCCAAGAGTGATCGCAAGCCGATTCGTATGGCGAATACGAAGGAGATCATGGACCGGCTTGTTGTAAGGCCGGATGATCCGAACAAGCTGTTGTGGTGGTGGTGCGATGCGCTCTACATGGCGCCGCCTGTGCTTTCGCGCGTGTATCTGGCGACTGGTGACAAGAAGTATCTCGACTATATGGATCGTCAGTGGTGGCTTACCTCGGATCTACTGTTCGACAAGGAAGAACACCTCTATTTCCGCGACAGCCGTTACCTGACGCAGAAGCAGGCTAATGGGCAGAAACTGTTCTGGTCGCGCGGCAATGGCTGGGTGCTTGGTGGGCTAGTAAAGGTGCTTCAGATCATGCCGAAGGACTATCCAAGCAGGCCGAAGTATGTTGAACAGTACAAGCAAATGGCTGCGAGAGTAGCAGCGATTCAGGGCAAGGATGGCTTGTGGCGATCGGGGCTGCTCGACCCTGATGCGTATGAGCTGCCGGAGATCTCGGGTTCGGCCTTCTTTACGTATGCAATTGCTTATGGGATCAACGAGAACATCCTCGACCGCAAGACTTATCTGCCTGTGGTGGAGAAGTCGTGGAAGGGTATGTTGAGCCACATCTACGCTGATGGACGGTTGGGTTCGATTCAGCCGATCGATGGGCAGCCAGGTAAGTTCAAGCCGTCTTCGAGCTATGTCTTCGGTGTCGGCGGATTTTTGCTGGCCGGTTCTGAGATGAATCGGTTGGCCGGTAAGCACTAA
- a CDS encoding alginate lyase family protein, whose protein sequence is MKVLTRREFCSIAGATAASVALAPAWATEPSAGSLFGLVALTDRARIFAAADKYLSAQPITVTAAKCDRSPGGPHDFYSEGDYWWPDPKNPGGPYIRRDGFSNPANFNEHREAMVRLSLIVPALTAAWVLTRQKKYADHAGKHLRAWFVDAATRMNPNLEHAQAIFGVNKGRGIGIIDTLQLVEVARAATLLTEASALTGSGEVRSWFVQYLDWMRTSKNGQEERDANNNHGTCWVLQAGEFARFTGNDEVMAWCRDRFRTTLVPHQVAPDGSLPLELARTKPYSYSLFNMDVLCGLAQSLSTEKDSLWSFATPDGRGIRKMMEFMYPFIKDRSAWPFAHDVEHFEDFPVRNPALLFSGIAYTQPNYIALWKTLNPDPVVPEVIRNFPIRQPLLWVTKSTVPAKA, encoded by the coding sequence ATGAAAGTTCTAACCCGACGGGAGTTTTGTTCGATTGCCGGAGCCACTGCGGCCAGCGTTGCCCTCGCACCTGCCTGGGCAACAGAGCCGTCTGCCGGCTCCCTCTTCGGCCTTGTCGCTCTCACCGATCGCGCTCGTATCTTTGCCGCAGCAGACAAATATCTTTCGGCACAGCCCATCACGGTGACGGCCGCCAAATGCGACCGAAGCCCCGGCGGCCCACACGACTTCTACTCCGAAGGCGACTACTGGTGGCCCGATCCAAAGAATCCGGGCGGTCCCTACATTCGTCGCGACGGCTTCTCCAACCCTGCCAACTTCAACGAGCATCGCGAGGCCATGGTGCGACTTAGCCTGATCGTACCTGCGCTAACAGCCGCCTGGGTTCTAACCAGACAGAAAAAGTATGCTGACCACGCGGGTAAGCATCTTCGCGCCTGGTTCGTAGATGCGGCAACCAGGATGAATCCAAACCTGGAACACGCGCAGGCGATCTTCGGCGTGAACAAAGGACGCGGCATCGGCATCATCGACACCCTACAATTGGTCGAGGTCGCCCGTGCCGCAACGTTGTTGACCGAAGCCAGCGCTCTCACCGGTTCTGGGGAAGTTCGAAGCTGGTTCGTCCAGTACCTCGATTGGATGCGCACCTCAAAGAACGGACAAGAGGAGCGCGATGCCAACAACAACCATGGCACCTGCTGGGTCCTTCAGGCTGGCGAATTCGCCCGTTTCACCGGCAACGACGAGGTCATGGCGTGGTGTCGCGACCGCTTCCGCACCACTCTGGTCCCCCACCAGGTCGCCCCCGACGGTAGTCTTCCGCTGGAGTTGGCTCGAACCAAACCTTATAGCTACTCTCTCTTCAACATGGATGTGCTCTGCGGCCTTGCACAAAGCTTGTCAACAGAAAAGGACAGCCTTTGGAGCTTCGCGACCCCCGACGGTCGTGGCATTCGCAAGATGATGGAATTCATGTACCCCTTCATTAAAGACCGCAGCGCATGGCCCTTCGCGCATGACGTCGAGCACTTCGAGGACTTTCCCGTTCGTAACCCGGCGCTCCTCTTCTCGGGCATCGCTTATACACAACCGAACTACATCGCCCTCTGGAAGACGCTGAACCCCGACCCCGTTGTCCCCGAAGTCATCCGAAACTTCCCTATCCGCCAGCCGCTCCTATGGGTGACGAAGTCAACGGTCCCAGCCAAAGCCTAG